In the genome of Populus alba chromosome 11, ASM523922v2, whole genome shotgun sequence, one region contains:
- the LOC118054802 gene encoding uncharacterized protein, with product MACFVPFNNRNLEISFFIFRPIVAVVDELVETLKHFSACTESLGCVQSSIFKSIHGNMIIWYGAWMKKSCENKELLTGELVSMLSNISSMAILIEHGFFDAYAGESRDDSSAARLCTEDTISMSMIVSPEADDINDLSYANLALFKSQFLKMEGANSGVCLTCKSVQQPRVACLHVWKSLSFCYSWILNLDYRRTMLPYLERFSFVVKYDMFRVIFVSSDNVL from the exons ATGGCATGTTTTGTGCCTTTCAACAACAGAAATTTGgagataagtttttttatcttcagGCCAATAGTTGCGGTGGTTGATGAGCTTGTTGAGACGCTAAAACATTTCTCTGCTTGCACTGAAAGTCTTGGTTGTGTTCAAAGTTCCATATTCAAAAGCATCCATGGAAATATG ATCATATGGTATGGagcatggatgaagaaatcttGCGAAAACAAAGAGTTGTTAACCGGAGAGCTA GTATCTATGTTATCAAACATATCAAGCATGGCTATCTTGATTGAACATGGCTTTTTTGATGCGTATGCTGGAGAGTCAAGAGATGATTCCTCTGCTGCAAGACTCTGCACAGAAGACACGATTTCTATGAGCATGATAGTATCGCCGGAAGCTGACGATATCAACGACCTCTCCTATGCCAACTTAGCTTTGTTCAAGTCTCAGTTCCTCAAGATGGAAGGTGCTAATTCTGGAGTGTGCTTGACTTGCAAAAGTGTCCAGCAGCCTAGAGTGGCATGTCTTCATGTATGGAAATCCCTGAGTTTTTGCTATTCATGGATTCTAAATTTGGATTACAGGAGGACCATGCTACCTTATCTTGAACgcttttcttttgttgtcaAGTATGACATGTTTCGGGTAATCTTTGTCAGTAGCGACAATGTACTTTAG